The Halalkalicoccus subterraneus genomic sequence CAGGGTCTATCAGTGGATCGGCGGTGACCGGCCGAGCGAGGTCGGCGAGGCCGCCGCCGAGAAGGTGAGCGAGGGCTTTACCGGCCTGAAGATGAACGCGACCAGCGAACTCCGGCGCGTCGATACGCCCGCCGCGGTCCGCGAGGCCGAAGACCGCCTCGCGGAGGTCCGCGAGGCGGTCGGCCCCGAGGTCGACATCGGCGTGGACTTCCACGGGCGGGTCACCAAGCCGATGGTCAAGCGACTGGCCGAGGCGCTCGAACCTTACGAACCGATGTTCATCGAGGAGCCCGTCCTCCCCGAGCACAACGATTCCCTTCCAGCTATTGCCGCCCACACCTCGATCCCGATCGCGACAGGGGAACGAATGTTCTCGCGCTGGGATTTCAAGGAGGTCTTCGAATCCGGTAGTGTGGACGTCATCCAACCGGACCTCTCGCACGCGGGCGGGATCACCGAGGTGAAGAAGATCGCGGACATGGCCGAGGCCTACGACGTCGCGCTCGCGCCCCACTGCCCGCTGGGACCGATCGCGCTGGCCTCCTGTATCCAGGTCGACGCCTGCTCGCCGAACGCGCTGATCCAGGAGCAGAGCCTCGACATCCACTACAATAAGGGCGGCGACGTGCTCGACTACCTCGCGGATCCGGACGTCTTCGAGTACGAGCAAGGCTACGTCGAGGTTCCCTCCGGGCCCGGGTTGGGGATCGACATCAACGAGGAGTACGTCGAGGAGCAAGCCGAGACGACCGTCGACTGGCACAACCCCGTCTGGCGCCACGATGACGGCAGCGTCGCGGAGTGGTGATCGGACCGGTGACGATCCGTGCCGTTGGTGGGTCGAGCCGTGCGTTTATTGGCGTGGGGTGATAATCGGTGCATGATGGCCAGCGAAGGACGTTCTCAGGGTAAGGTCGGTCGGGTGATCGAGGAGTACGGCCTTGAGGGATTCGGCGAGGAGCTTGAGGCGCGCTGGACGGGCGAGCGCGGCGAGCAGTCGAGTCTGCGGGCGCTCGCGGACCTGTTCAACCGTCGTGTGCTCGAGGCCGCCCTCTCGGAGGCCGGGGTGCGATCACTGGACGGCGAGGTCGAAAACCGGTACCGACTGCTCACGGACGACGACGTCAGCGCGGGAATGCGCGAGCAGACCCGGCGCGAACTCGACCGCGCCGGGGTGCCCATCGAGGAGGTCGAATCGGACTTCGTCTCCCACCAGTCGATCTATACCTACTTGACCCAACACCGCGAGGCGACTCACCCTTCGAGCGTCGAGCCGACGCCCGAGGAGCGCCGTCAGCGCGAGCTCGATAAGATCGGGGCGCTGATCACGCGCACGACCGTCGTTACCGAGGACTCCTTCAAGCGCCTCGCGTCAACCGAGGCGCTCTCGACGGGGATATCGGACGTCTTCGTCGACGTGCAGGTGACCTGTGCCGAATGCGGGCGGACGAGTGCGGCGACGACGCTCCTGGAGGAGGGGGGCTGTTCCTGCCGGGAGTGAGATTACACGAATACTGCTGTCAGACCTCGATGCGGACATCTGAAGGCTTATGCGGTGGGAACGGGTTACGTTACCATGGCTTTGGCAGACGATTCGGATCAGTCGGACGAGTCGGTCACCATACGGGCCGAGAAGATCGGCGGGATCGACGCGACGAGCGTCGAGTTCGGCCCCGGCGTGACTGCGCTCGCGGGGCGCAACGCGACGAACAGGACCTCGTTTCTCCAGGCGATCATGGCAGCTCTCGGGAGCGAGCGCGCCTCGTTGAAGGGGGATGCGGAACGCGGCCGCGTCGAGATGTACGTCGGCGACCGGACCTACACGCGGACCCTCGTCAGGAACAACGGGACGGTGGCCTTCGGTGGCGAGCCGTATCTCGACCGGCCCCAGATCGCGGATCTGTTCGCCTTCCTGCTCGAATCGAACGATGCCCGACGGGCGGTCGTCCGCGACGACGATCTACGCGAACTCATCCTCCGTCCGATCGACGTCGACGAGATCGAGGCGACCATCGAACGCCTACAGGCCGAAAAACGCGAGATGGACGAGGAGCTCTCGGCGCTCTCGGCGGCCGAGCGCGAACGGGGGGAGCTCGTCGAGGAGCGCGCGCGCCTCGAACACGACCTCGAATCGGTCGAAGAACAGTTAGCGGAGGCTCGCGAGGCGCTCTCCGAGGAGGGCCCCGTGGAATCGGGCTCCGAACAGTTCGACCGGCTTCGGGAGACCCAATCGACTCTCGAGGACGTGACCTACGACCTCGACACCGAGCGTGCGAGCGTTGAGTCGCTTGAGGACGAGCGCGGGGAGCTTCGCGAGGAGCGCTCGGGGATCGAACTGGACGCGGACGACGCCGACGATCTCGCAAGCGAGATCGAGCGCCTCAGGGGGCGAAAGCGCGAGCTCGACGAGACCGTCTCCCAACTCCAGACGGTGGTCCAGTTCAACGAGGACATGGTCGATGCGGAGTATCCCGAGCTGCTCGGCGGCGAGGACGACCTCACCGACCAGCTGCTCACCGACCGCGAGGTGACCTGCTGGACCTGCGGCAGCACGGTCGAGACCGACCGCATCGAGGAGACGCTGTCGAGCCTACGTGACCTGCGCCGCGAGAAGGTCGAACGACGTAACGAGGTCGCCTCACAACTCGAAGAGCTGACAGACGAACGCGACCGGTACCGGCAGCGCCGCGAGGAGCGCGACCGACTCGACCGGAGGCTTTCCGATCTCGAAACCGAACTCGATGAGCGCCGCGACCGGATCACTGAACTCGAGACCGAACGCGAGTCGCTACTGGAGACGGTTGAGGAGCTCGAATCCGAGATCGAAGCCGACGAGGACGAGACCCTCGACGCCCAGAAAGCCGTCACGAAACACGAGCTCGAACGCGATCGCCTCGAGCGCGAACTCGCGGCCATCGAAGAGGACATCGAGGAAATCGACGATCGACTGGAGGAGAAATCGGAGCGCGAGGAGCGCCGCGAGGAGATCAACGCGGAGCTCGAGAACCAGC encodes the following:
- the dgoD gene encoding galactonate dehydratase, translated to MTELVDYELYEVPPRWLFLRLETSDGLVGWGEPVVEGRAKTVRAAVEELLDTYLLGEDPSRIEDHWQAMYRGGFYRGGPVLMSAIAGVDQALWDIKGKRFGAPVYELLGGRARDRIRVYQWIGGDRPSEVGEAAAEKVSEGFTGLKMNATSELRRVDTPAAVREAEDRLAEVREAVGPEVDIGVDFHGRVTKPMVKRLAEALEPYEPMFIEEPVLPEHNDSLPAIAAHTSIPIATGERMFSRWDFKEVFESGSVDVIQPDLSHAGGITEVKKIADMAEAYDVALAPHCPLGPIALASCIQVDACSPNALIQEQSLDIHYNKGGDVLDYLADPDVFEYEQGYVEVPSGPGLGIDINEEYVEEQAETTVDWHNPVWRHDDGSVAEW
- the rdfA gene encoding rod-determining factor RdfA, which produces MASEGRSQGKVGRVIEEYGLEGFGEELEARWTGERGEQSSLRALADLFNRRVLEAALSEAGVRSLDGEVENRYRLLTDDDVSAGMREQTRRELDRAGVPIEEVESDFVSHQSIYTYLTQHREATHPSSVEPTPEERRQRELDKIGALITRTTVVTEDSFKRLASTEALSTGISDVFVDVQVTCAECGRTSAATTLLEEGGCSCRE
- a CDS encoding archaea-specific SMC-related protein, with amino-acid sequence MALADDSDQSDESVTIRAEKIGGIDATSVEFGPGVTALAGRNATNRTSFLQAIMAALGSERASLKGDAERGRVEMYVGDRTYTRTLVRNNGTVAFGGEPYLDRPQIADLFAFLLESNDARRAVVRDDDLRELILRPIDVDEIEATIERLQAEKREMDEELSALSAAERERGELVEERARLEHDLESVEEQLAEAREALSEEGPVESGSEQFDRLRETQSTLEDVTYDLDTERASVESLEDERGELREERSGIELDADDADDLASEIERLRGRKRELDETVSQLQTVVQFNEDMVDAEYPELLGGEDDLTDQLLTDREVTCWTCGSTVETDRIEETLSSLRDLRREKVERRNEVASQLEELTDERDRYRQRREERDRLDRRLSDLETELDERRDRITELETERESLLETVEELESEIEADEDETLDAQKAVTKHELERDRLERELAAIEEDIEEIDDRLEEKSEREERREEINAELENQRTRIERLEREAIGAFNEQMETVLDLLEYANLERIWIERLATGDEATFDLHVTRSTDSGTTYEDSIAHLSESEREVTGLIVALAGYLVHDVHEQVPFMLLDSLEALDSERIAALVEYLEQYASYIVVALLPEDASALDEDYPRITEI